In Blastocatellia bacterium, a single genomic region encodes these proteins:
- a CDS encoding LecA/PA-IL family lectin, whose amino-acid sequence MKLRNGSVLRGRVIAFDGRDFTIILAGTRSRAIIAVEDVESIDFGQGREAEHSRSVAPEATSAPSRRAEEQPSTKISPPPPQSSSLPPSSQPSPPTVSSAVTSRPQPVPAEGSLKEAPPPAKDSPAQVQAPLLPQFRETTVTVLAAEGNWQDTGLDVRKGHRIRISATGRIRISPTQSCGPEGIELKDPAKMMAQNPSGGLIAVIGDDNDDFIFVGRATEIIARRNGRLFLMVNDSRYEDNSGELTVKIQVEEPPPKTSVK is encoded by the coding sequence GTGAAGCTCAGAAATGGATCTGTCCTTCGAGGACGGGTGATTGCGTTCGATGGGCGAGACTTCACCATTATTCTGGCAGGGACTCGAAGCCGCGCGATCATTGCCGTCGAGGACGTTGAGAGTATTGATTTCGGACAGGGACGCGAGGCGGAGCACTCCCGGTCGGTCGCACCTGAGGCGACGAGTGCTCCTTCACGCCGGGCAGAAGAACAGCCGTCCACGAAGATCTCGCCTCCCCCTCCCCAGTCTTCCAGTCTGCCGCCTTCGTCTCAACCATCTCCACCTACAGTATCGTCGGCGGTGACTTCGCGTCCTCAGCCAGTACCGGCAGAAGGTTCCTTAAAGGAAGCCCCTCCCCCCGCGAAAGACTCTCCCGCTCAGGTTCAAGCTCCCCTTCTGCCTCAGTTCCGCGAAACAACGGTGACCGTTCTCGCGGCTGAAGGGAACTGGCAGGACACCGGGCTCGATGTTCGCAAGGGCCATCGTATTCGGATCTCAGCAACAGGGAGGATTCGCATCTCTCCGACCCAATCCTGCGGGCCTGAAGGAATCGAGCTGAAAGACCCGGCGAAGATGATGGCTCAGAACCCGAGCGGCGGCCTCATTGCCGTCATCGGCGATGATAATGATGATTTCATCTTCGTTGGACGAGCGACGGAAATCATCGCTCGGCGCAATGGCCGACTCTTCCTCATGGTCAACGACAGCCGTTACGAGGACAATTCCGGTGAACTCACGGTGAAAATCCAGGTGGAGGAGCCTCCCCCCAAAACGTCCGTGAAGTGA
- the mpl gene encoding UDP-N-acetylmuramate:L-alanyl-gamma-D-glutamyl-meso-diaminopimelate ligase — protein sequence MVQKHYHLIGICGTAMAGLAGLLKAAGDRVTGSDQDVYPPMSTFLSNLGIPVFNGYREENLQPHPDVVVVGNALSRGNPEVEYMLDAKLYYQSLPEVLKERFIRGRHSIVVAGTHGKTTTTSLAIWTMVQAGMNPSFLVGGIVENLGTSYQLTDSGFFVIEGDEYDTAFFDKGPKFVHYLPDTVILNSIEFDHADIYPDLEAVKTAFHRLLNLIPRRGRLIADGDSPVVRELAIKAWCPVEFFGLENDADWKAVDIFIGQGHTEFRVLARGETYGRFQTPLVGRFNVKNCLAVIALAAALGIPKETVAHALRSFRSVKRRMEVRGEVNGILLVDDFAHHPTAVRATLEALRAKYPGRRLIALFEPRSRTSRLRLMEAPYIEALQMADVAVLAPVFKPDVVPEPDRLRPEAIAAALQRQGKSASALDSVAAIVDYVARIARTGDVIVIMSNGGFGGIHEKLLARLQQAAPSLTGDGVAGGI from the coding sequence ATGGTGCAGAAGCATTATCACCTCATAGGGATATGTGGAACCGCGATGGCCGGTCTGGCAGGTTTGCTCAAAGCGGCGGGGGATCGGGTCACCGGCTCGGATCAGGATGTTTATCCCCCAATGTCAACTTTTCTCAGCAATCTGGGAATTCCTGTGTTCAATGGGTACCGGGAAGAAAATCTTCAACCGCACCCAGACGTCGTCGTTGTGGGAAATGCCCTGTCGCGCGGGAATCCCGAGGTCGAGTACATGCTTGATGCCAAGCTTTATTACCAGTCTCTACCTGAGGTGCTCAAGGAGAGGTTTATCCGGGGGCGTCACTCAATTGTGGTGGCGGGTACACATGGGAAGACAACGACAACATCCCTCGCCATCTGGACGATGGTCCAGGCCGGGATGAACCCCAGTTTCCTTGTGGGCGGGATCGTCGAAAATCTGGGAACAAGTTATCAGTTGACCGACAGCGGATTCTTCGTCATCGAAGGCGACGAATACGACACGGCTTTTTTCGACAAGGGACCGAAGTTCGTTCACTACCTTCCGGACACTGTCATTCTCAATAGCATCGAGTTTGATCATGCCGATATTTACCCCGATCTGGAAGCGGTGAAGACGGCATTCCACCGACTTCTCAATCTCATCCCCCGGAGGGGCCGTTTGATCGCCGACGGGGATTCCCCGGTTGTCCGGGAACTGGCTATCAAGGCATGGTGTCCCGTGGAGTTCTTCGGTCTGGAAAATGATGCCGACTGGAAAGCGGTTGACATTTTCATCGGCCAGGGTCACACGGAGTTTCGCGTTCTGGCTCGCGGCGAGACTTATGGTCGTTTTCAGACCCCGCTTGTGGGACGTTTTAACGTGAAGAACTGCCTGGCCGTGATTGCTCTGGCGGCTGCCCTCGGCATTCCGAAGGAAACCGTGGCGCACGCCCTGAGGTCGTTTCGCAGCGTGAAACGGCGTATGGAGGTTCGGGGGGAAGTCAACGGGATTCTGCTCGTAGATGATTTTGCTCACCATCCAACGGCAGTGCGCGCAACCCTGGAGGCGCTCAGGGCGAAATACCCTGGCCGTCGTCTCATCGCCCTATTTGAGCCTCGCTCTCGGACATCCCGATTACGGCTGATGGAAGCTCCCTATATCGAGGCTCTTCAGATGGCAGATGTCGCCGTTCTGGCCCCGGTCTTCAAACCCGACGTTGTACCCGAGCCGGATCGGTTGCGACCCGAAGCCATTGCGGCGGCGCTTCAGCGCCAGGGGAAATCTGCCTCCGCCCTGGACTCTGTTGCCGCCATTGTGGACTATGTCGCCCGTATCGCTCGGACTGGAGATGTGATTGTGATTATGTCAAACGGGGGCTTTGGGGGAATTCACGAGAAACTGCTCGCGCGGTTACAACAGGCAGCGCCATCACTCACGGGGGATGGCGTCGCCGGCGGGATTTGA
- a CDS encoding helix-hairpin-helix domain-containing protein gives MIEIIRWSLAGVFLLFVAMGASRYVETRRTKLLTAPAVPFPPETARCDIQATSESGRALAPVQRLSLNRASRQDLERLPGIGPVLADEIIRLRERHGPFQKVEDLLIVPGIGPERFRRLAPMLCVE, from the coding sequence ATGATCGAGATCATCCGTTGGTCGCTTGCCGGTGTTTTTCTTTTATTCGTCGCCATGGGCGCTAGCCGTTATGTGGAGACTCGGCGGACGAAACTCCTAACCGCACCTGCGGTTCCGTTTCCTCCGGAGACAGCTCGCTGTGATATTCAGGCCACGAGTGAGAGTGGTCGAGCATTGGCGCCGGTGCAGCGGCTGAGTCTTAATCGGGCATCTCGTCAAGACCTCGAGAGGCTTCCCGGGATCGGTCCTGTCCTGGCCGACGAGATAATCCGTCTCCGGGAGCGTCATGGACCCTTCCAGAAAGTGGAAGATCTTCTCATCGTCCCCGGTATTGGCCCTGAGAGGTTTCGTCGGCTGGCCCCGATGCTCTGCGTTGAGTGA
- a CDS encoding glycosyltransferase family 4 protein, producing the protein MCQVLVSTGAYLSPRGLPSFCPSRGRPLPVRAKAPFSKPAKFKYAATSPTYGKITSLVQFISGAGGQELGLVKIAFVTHRFLPEHRAGVEVLTDGLARAVATRGHTPLIICADKRNGSSGIAVTRSDYQGLPVLRLRFAVPREAPFLHSIYHPEVGEKVFEIFRQEHVDLVHVMNCLFLSASVIDAATRAGLPIVWTLTDYWPICWKTTLLTWDDRLCPGDWQVSPRECLACIIHETRTYKSHRLFQGVAPDHLAAILFRLGRWPAFRRHLPPLVADAVDAVCYRPERLRSLLEKVDVLVAVNPFAFEVFRRAGLPESRLRLITQTVDTSRILPTQSGNIPSSPGREGSTRLRIGFIGRINWVKGADLLVRAFMQADSDHQASLEFFGDFDDPTFESALKRLAGHHPRIRFHGSFPPEQIGTVLASLDVLVVASRWYETGPLTILEAQTARVPVICPRLGEMQRMVTHEVNGLHFERGDVDDLARQLRRIIAEPSLLERFRQNIQPIKSFDEMVREYEILYMDCLRRTTPADGWRGNRGSQG; encoded by the coding sequence GTGTGTCAAGTGTTAGTTTCGACCGGAGCTTATTTGAGTCCACGGGGACTCCCGAGTTTTTGTCCAAGCCGGGGAAGGCCACTCCCTGTTCGGGCAAAAGCCCCGTTCAGCAAACCGGCCAAATTCAAGTACGCAGCCACATCCCCAACTTATGGTAAAATCACCTCGCTGGTGCAATTCATTTCTGGCGCCGGTGGACAGGAGTTAGGCCTTGTGAAGATCGCATTCGTGACTCACAGATTTTTGCCTGAGCACCGGGCAGGCGTGGAAGTTTTGACCGACGGGCTCGCACGAGCAGTAGCTACCCGGGGCCACACCCCTTTAATCATTTGTGCCGATAAGCGAAACGGTTCCAGTGGGATAGCCGTCACTCGTAGTGATTACCAGGGACTGCCAGTCCTTCGGTTGCGTTTTGCAGTCCCACGCGAGGCCCCCTTCCTTCACTCCATCTACCACCCGGAAGTCGGAGAGAAGGTCTTCGAGATATTCCGGCAAGAGCATGTGGACCTTGTTCACGTCATGAATTGCCTGTTCCTCTCGGCATCCGTCATAGATGCGGCCACCAGGGCGGGTCTGCCGATCGTCTGGACGTTAACAGATTATTGGCCCATCTGCTGGAAGACGACCTTGCTCACATGGGATGATCGGCTCTGTCCCGGTGATTGGCAGGTCTCTCCCAGGGAGTGTCTGGCCTGCATCATCCATGAAACTCGAACCTACAAAAGTCACCGTCTGTTCCAGGGGGTAGCTCCGGATCACCTGGCCGCTATCCTCTTTCGACTGGGTCGCTGGCCGGCCTTTCGGAGGCATCTCCCGCCCCTTGTCGCCGATGCCGTTGACGCAGTGTGTTACCGACCCGAGCGACTTCGTTCCCTCCTGGAGAAGGTTGATGTCTTGGTCGCGGTGAATCCCTTTGCATTCGAAGTGTTTCGTCGGGCAGGACTTCCAGAAAGCCGGTTGAGACTGATCACCCAAACCGTGGACACAAGCAGGATTCTCCCTACGCAGTCGGGAAACATTCCATCTTCCCCGGGCCGGGAGGGCAGTACGCGTCTTCGAATTGGCTTTATCGGGCGAATCAACTGGGTCAAGGGGGCTGATTTGTTGGTCCGAGCCTTCATGCAGGCTGACAGCGACCATCAGGCGAGCCTTGAGTTCTTTGGTGACTTCGACGACCCGACGTTCGAGTCAGCCCTGAAGCGTCTGGCAGGCCATCATCCTCGTATTCGGTTTCACGGCTCGTTTCCTCCCGAACAGATTGGAACCGTTTTGGCCTCTCTCGATGTGCTCGTTGTCGCCTCTCGCTGGTATGAGACGGGGCCTCTGACAATTCTCGAGGCTCAGACTGCCCGTGTTCCGGTCATCTGCCCTCGTCTGGGTGAGATGCAACGAATGGTTACCCATGAAGTCAACGGCCTCCATTTCGAGCGGGGAGACGTTGATGACCTCGCCCGTCAGCTCCGTCGTATCATCGCCGAGCCCTCACTCCTCGAACGCTTCAGGCAAAATATCCAACCAATCAAATCATTTGATGAAATGGTTCGTGAGTATGAGATCCTTTACATGGATTGCCTGAGACGGACGACCCCGGCCGACGGCTGGCGTGGAAACAGGGGATCACAAGGGTGA
- a CDS encoding sigma-70 family RNA polymerase sigma factor, with the protein METLLEQIDDPVLMPLEEESSSLPEGFGRDDLFDIAYPEEDFSSELRTLPEEEGVVEEEETVAGEGEPGEIEAVDAIRTYFREIASTPLLTQEGEVMLAKRIERGEMMVKKALSRSPIVLAELIATGDKLKKGEIHVRQIVEVAEEETVSDEKLEQLREETLQLLEDVKKSYRRLLQQAEKVRGGPAHSRQRARLLRKLARTRIEISRIVRQFHFTAAFQDHLIQRIQEAADKLKEARAAVEALTQSRKRSRRGRAEREFQAQLRAARKRVRELTQQYGAYIQEPAKSLERILKGQNQAQQAKRELTEANLRLVIAFAKRYAHLGLPLLDLIQEGNIGLMKAVDKFDYRRGYKFSTYAVWWIRQAIRRAISDKARTIRLPVHVTDTLERIRQVTRELSEKLGRDPTPAEIARKVGITTEKLRQLMEAAQGPVSLETPMFENEEVRLGHLIPDRSSNNPIEATIQNNLKRITEESLKVLTPREEVIIRMRFGLNPTGEEYTLEEIGRHLGVTRERIRQIEARALAKLRHPTISSKLKSFLG; encoded by the coding sequence ATGGAGACCTTATTGGAACAGATTGATGATCCTGTCCTGATGCCTCTAGAGGAGGAGTCGTCCTCGTTGCCGGAAGGCTTTGGGCGGGATGACCTTTTTGACATTGCCTATCCCGAGGAGGACTTCAGCAGCGAGTTACGCACTCTTCCCGAGGAAGAAGGCGTTGTTGAAGAAGAAGAGACCGTGGCGGGCGAAGGAGAGCCGGGGGAGATCGAGGCTGTTGATGCGATTCGGACGTACTTCCGCGAGATCGCCTCAACACCCCTTCTGACCCAGGAAGGGGAAGTGATGCTGGCGAAACGGATCGAGCGCGGCGAGATGATGGTGAAAAAGGCACTCTCCCGCTCCCCCATCGTTCTGGCTGAGCTGATCGCGACGGGAGACAAACTGAAAAAGGGTGAGATCCACGTGCGGCAGATTGTCGAGGTTGCTGAAGAAGAAACCGTCAGCGACGAAAAACTTGAACAACTCCGTGAGGAAACTCTCCAACTTCTTGAAGACGTGAAGAAAAGCTATCGCCGGTTGCTCCAGCAAGCAGAAAAGGTCAGGGGGGGTCCTGCTCACTCTCGGCAACGGGCGCGGCTTCTGCGGAAGTTAGCCCGTACGCGAATTGAAATCTCACGGATTGTCCGTCAGTTTCATTTCACCGCCGCATTCCAGGACCACCTGATCCAGCGCATACAGGAGGCTGCCGACAAGCTCAAAGAAGCCCGTGCGGCTGTTGAGGCTCTCACCCAATCCCGCAAGCGCAGTCGGCGAGGCCGCGCCGAACGTGAGTTTCAGGCTCAGCTACGGGCGGCCCGCAAGCGCGTTCGGGAACTGACCCAGCAGTACGGCGCTTACATCCAGGAACCGGCGAAGTCGTTGGAACGGATCCTGAAGGGCCAGAATCAAGCCCAGCAGGCCAAACGAGAACTGACAGAAGCTAATCTGCGCCTGGTGATTGCCTTTGCCAAGCGCTATGCTCACCTCGGTCTACCCCTTTTGGACTTGATTCAGGAAGGCAATATCGGCCTGATGAAAGCCGTTGATAAGTTTGATTACCGACGCGGTTACAAGTTTTCCACCTATGCGGTGTGGTGGATCCGGCAGGCCATTCGCCGGGCCATCTCCGATAAGGCGCGAACCATCCGGCTCCCGGTTCATGTCACTGACACTCTGGAACGCATTCGCCAGGTCACCCGCGAACTGAGCGAAAAACTGGGGCGGGATCCGACGCCCGCAGAGATCGCCCGCAAGGTCGGGATCACCACCGAGAAACTCCGACAGCTCATGGAGGCTGCCCAGGGCCCTGTGTCGCTGGAGACGCCGATGTTCGAGAACGAGGAGGTGCGCCTCGGTCACCTCATCCCCGATCGTTCCTCGAACAACCCGATTGAAGCAACAATTCAAAACAACCTGAAGCGAATCACCGAGGAATCGCTGAAGGTCTTGACGCCCCGGGAAGAGGTGATCATTCGGATGCGCTTCGGATTGAATCCCACCGGCGAAGAATACACGCTGGAGGAGATCGGACGCCATCTCGGTGTGACCCGCGAACGCATTCGCCAGATTGAGGCGCGCGCGCTTGCTAAACTCCGCCATCCGACGATTAGCTCAAAGTTGAAATCCTTTCTGGGGTAA
- the rho gene encoding transcription termination factor Rho has protein sequence MEHTPRQGSGSDLILIEGVLEVLPEGHGFLLSPENNYIQSPDDIYVAQSQIRRFRLRTGDIICGVCRPPHDDERYFALVRIEAVNGEPAEKRREIPAFETFVPLFPEERFRLETVPDNLSARVMDLLTPIGKGQRGLIVAPPRTGKTILLQTIANSITRNHPEVKLIVLLIDERPEEVTDWDRKVHGEIVASTFDQSPERHARVAEIVLEKARRLVEYGHDVVILLDSLTRLARAHNSIVERSGRTLTGGIDASALQKPKRFFGAARNLEDAGSLTIIATALIDTGSRMDQVIFEEFKGTGNMEIHLDRTLADKRIFPAIDIHKSGTRKEELLIPPQDLNRIIVLRRVLATLSPVEAMQLMLERLAKTKTNADFLNSLQVESERAAVSSSRRSLAS, from the coding sequence ATGGAACACACACCACGACAAGGATCGGGCTCGGACCTGATCCTGATCGAAGGCGTGCTGGAAGTACTGCCGGAAGGGCATGGCTTCCTTCTTTCGCCCGAGAACAACTACATTCAGAGCCCGGATGATATCTACGTGGCGCAATCGCAAATCCGGCGATTCCGCTTACGAACTGGCGATATTATCTGTGGAGTCTGCCGTCCCCCTCACGACGATGAGCGATATTTTGCTCTGGTTCGGATCGAGGCGGTCAACGGGGAACCAGCGGAAAAACGGCGGGAAATTCCGGCCTTTGAGACGTTCGTGCCGTTGTTCCCAGAAGAGAGATTCCGCCTGGAAACGGTACCCGATAACCTCTCGGCTCGCGTGATGGACCTTCTGACACCTATCGGAAAGGGTCAACGAGGACTGATCGTGGCGCCCCCTCGAACGGGGAAGACGATTCTGTTGCAAACGATCGCCAACTCGATCACGCGCAATCACCCCGAGGTCAAACTCATCGTTTTGTTGATTGACGAACGACCCGAAGAAGTGACCGATTGGGATCGGAAGGTTCACGGCGAGATCGTCGCCTCCACGTTCGATCAATCGCCCGAGCGCCACGCACGCGTTGCTGAAATCGTCCTGGAGAAAGCCCGACGACTGGTCGAATACGGCCACGATGTCGTTATTCTCCTGGATTCTCTCACCCGTCTGGCGCGGGCTCATAACTCGATTGTGGAACGGAGCGGAAGGACGCTCACGGGAGGAATTGACGCCAGTGCCCTGCAGAAGCCGAAACGGTTCTTCGGAGCTGCCCGGAATCTCGAAGACGCCGGGAGCCTAACCATCATCGCGACCGCCCTCATTGATACGGGATCGCGGATGGATCAGGTGATCTTCGAAGAATTCAAGGGAACGGGCAATATGGAGATTCACCTCGATCGGACTCTGGCGGATAAGCGGATCTTCCCGGCCATTGACATCCATAAGTCGGGCACGCGAAAAGAAGAGCTGCTCATACCGCCACAGGACCTGAACCGGATCATTGTCCTTCGCAGGGTATTGGCCACGCTGTCGCCCGTCGAAGCCATGCAACTGATGCTGGAACGGCTGGCCAAGACAAAGACCAATGCCGACTTCCTCAATTCTCTCCAGGTCGAGTCTGAGCGGGCTGCTGTCTCGTCGTCGCGGAGGTCACTGGCCAGTTAA